The Mycolicibacterium insubricum DNA segment GGTCGCCGGCCGTCGTGCGATTCGCGCGTTCGTGCCCAAGACCGTCGAGCTCGAAGTTCTCACCCGCGTGCTGGACAAGGCCCGCTACTGCCCGTCGGGATCGAACCTGCAGCCCTGGCAGGCCACCGTTCTCACCGGTGAGCCGTTGCGCGCTTTGCAGGAGAAGCTGGCTGTCGCCACCCCGCAGGAACCGGCGGAGTATCCGATCGTGCCGCCCGATGTCGGGGCGCAGTACACCGCCCGCACGGTGGCCCTGGGTGCCGCGCAGTACGCCGCGCTGGGTATCGACCGCGATGACGAGGCCGCGCGGACGGCGTTTCGCCGGCAGAACCTGGTCGGGTTCGGGGCTCCGGTCCTGCTGCTGTGCCATCTGCCGCGGATCATGGACCGCCCGCAGTGGTCAGACGTCGGGATGTGGCTGCAGACCGTCATGCTGCTGCTTCGGGAGGAGGGCCTGGACAGTTGCCCGCAGGAATCGTTGTCCAGTCACGCCCGGCTGATCAAGGAACACATCGGCGTC contains these protein-coding regions:
- a CDS encoding nitroreductase, with product MTAMSVTDAVAGRRAIRAFVPKTVELEVLTRVLDKARYCPSGSNLQPWQATVLTGEPLRALQEKLAVATPQEPAEYPIVPPDVGAQYTARTVALGAAQYAALGIDRDDEAARTAFRRQNLVGFGAPVLLLCHLPRIMDRPQWSDVGMWLQTVMLLLREEGLDSCPQESLSSHARLIKEHIGVDDATQIFFCGMAIGYRDESRPINNFERPRIPLDQQVSFRGF